Proteins encoded by one window of Haliotis asinina isolate JCU_RB_2024 chromosome 6, JCU_Hal_asi_v2, whole genome shotgun sequence:
- the LOC137286792 gene encoding phytanoyl-CoA hydroxylase-interacting protein-like isoform X1, which translates to MAVGGSTGAGKEYLQKLLDKANNHSGSGTFEAVHYLYRNKPASYFQDIRNNHNGIMKRRTKDHGGDPSCPINGKLGGLFFGVTLLRGGIPDKSPFGNTRVQVPLSEVFKESSNLYFADFYCKPSRNRIHYVTLVLTKSDSEADRFCSENLIKLDVMSNLYLRKQSYGYSTLKRSKVFVDVFYTEDIDISNRILSSTGIYGRGQSIGGIRKTGGCGICNVGVAPGRGYVPFVEYDDLSDSDDGLYSWMNDDYVDYDYDDYGYHYDSEPDEYDFGYYD; encoded by the exons ATGGCTGTAGGAGGAAGCACGGGAGCAGGAAAAG AATATCTCCAGAAGCTGTTGGACAAAGCCAATAACCACAGCGGAAGTGGAACATTTGAAGCTGTACATTACCTTTACCGTAATAAGCCCGCCAGTTACTTCCAGGATATAAGGAATAACCACAATGGCATCATGAAAAGGAGAACCAAAGACCACGGAGGTGACCCGAGCTGTCCAATCAACGGCAAACTCGGAGGCCTCTTTTTCGGAGTTACGCTGCTCAGAGGTGGCATACCAGACAAATCACCGTTTGGAAACACCAGAGTTCAAGTTCCGCTGAGTGAAGTCTTTAAGGAATCCTCAAATTTGTACTTTGCCGATTTCTACTGCAAACCTTCTCGAAACCGCATCCACTATGTTACCCTGGTTCTGACAAAGTCTGATTCAGAAGCGGATCGTTTCTGTTCAGAGAACCTGATCAAGCTCGACGTCATGAGCAACCTGTACCTGAGAAAGCAAAGCTATGGGTACTCGACTTTGAAACGATCCAAAGTATTTGTCGATGTATTCTACACAGAAGATATTGACATATCCAACAGAATCCTAAGTTCTACTGGGATATACGGGCGGGGGCAAAGTATCGGAGGAATACGGAAAACTGGAGGTTGTGGGATTTGCAATGTTGGAGTCGCACCCGGAAGAGGATACGTGCCCTTTGTGGAATATGACGATCTTTCTGACTCTGATGATGGCCTGTATTCATGGATGAACGATGATTACGTGGATTATGATTATGACGATTATGGTTATCATTATGACTCTGAACCTGATGAATATGATTTTGGCTATTATGATTAG
- the LOC137286792 gene encoding phytanoyl-CoA hydroxylase-interacting protein-like isoform X2 → MANHTYFAEYLQKLLDKANNHSGSGTFEAVHYLYRNKPASYFQDIRNNHNGIMKRRTKDHGGDPSCPINGKLGGLFFGVTLLRGGIPDKSPFGNTRVQVPLSEVFKESSNLYFADFYCKPSRNRIHYVTLVLTKSDSEADRFCSENLIKLDVMSNLYLRKQSYGYSTLKRSKVFVDVFYTEDIDISNRILSSTGIYGRGQSIGGIRKTGGCGICNVGVAPGRGYVPFVEYDDLSDSDDGLYSWMNDDYVDYDYDDYGYHYDSEPDEYDFGYYD, encoded by the coding sequence ATGGCAAACCATACGTATTTTGCAGAATATCTCCAGAAGCTGTTGGACAAAGCCAATAACCACAGCGGAAGTGGAACATTTGAAGCTGTACATTACCTTTACCGTAATAAGCCCGCCAGTTACTTCCAGGATATAAGGAATAACCACAATGGCATCATGAAAAGGAGAACCAAAGACCACGGAGGTGACCCGAGCTGTCCAATCAACGGCAAACTCGGAGGCCTCTTTTTCGGAGTTACGCTGCTCAGAGGTGGCATACCAGACAAATCACCGTTTGGAAACACCAGAGTTCAAGTTCCGCTGAGTGAAGTCTTTAAGGAATCCTCAAATTTGTACTTTGCCGATTTCTACTGCAAACCTTCTCGAAACCGCATCCACTATGTTACCCTGGTTCTGACAAAGTCTGATTCAGAAGCGGATCGTTTCTGTTCAGAGAACCTGATCAAGCTCGACGTCATGAGCAACCTGTACCTGAGAAAGCAAAGCTATGGGTACTCGACTTTGAAACGATCCAAAGTATTTGTCGATGTATTCTACACAGAAGATATTGACATATCCAACAGAATCCTAAGTTCTACTGGGATATACGGGCGGGGGCAAAGTATCGGAGGAATACGGAAAACTGGAGGTTGTGGGATTTGCAATGTTGGAGTCGCACCCGGAAGAGGATACGTGCCCTTTGTGGAATATGACGATCTTTCTGACTCTGATGATGGCCTGTATTCATGGATGAACGATGATTACGTGGATTATGATTATGACGATTATGGTTATCATTATGACTCTGAACCTGATGAATATGATTTTGGCTATTATGATTAG
- the LOC137287633 gene encoding phytanoyl-CoA hydroxylase-interacting protein-like: MAEGGSINDEKEYLRKLLRKAELHCCSGTSDIVSTLYRNKPSRYFDDIKANHNNIMKPYLKDNGGDPRCPINGRLKGLFFNVTLVCGSIPPNSPFGNTRVKVSLSEVFDDSANLYFADFYCKPSRRRVHYVTLVLTRSGSDADSFCQQHLLKLDPRDNIYLSKGFSWGPYRTLNRDAVHVEVMYTEAIDLTHRDLTLTGTFGRGSSTPGGIRKTVGCSICSVDTFVW, translated from the exons ATGGCTGAAGGAGGCAGCATAAATGACGAGAAAG AATATCTGCGAAAGCTGCTTCGCAAAGCTGAATTACACTGCTGTTCAGGCACTTCGGATATAGTGTCCACTCTCTATCGTAACAAGCCATCCAGGTATTTTGATGACATTAAGGCAAACCACAATAACATCATGAAACCTTACCTGAAGGACAATGGCGGGGATCCGCGCTGTCCCATAAACGGGAGACTGAAGGGTCTGTTCTTCAACGTGACACTTGTGTGTGGAAGTATTCCTCCTAATTCGCCATTTGGGAACACCAGAGTGAAAGTGTCACTGAGTGAGGTGTTTGATGATTCAGCAAATCTTTACTTCGCTGACTTCTACTGCAAGCCCTCAAGAAGGCGTGTTCACTACGTTACTTTGGTTCTAACGCGTTCAGGTTCAGATGCAGACAGTTTCTGTCAGCAACACCTCCTGAAGCTTGATCCGCGGGACAACATATATTTGAGCAAGGGATTCTCTTGGGGCCCATACAGGACCCTGAATCGAGATGCAGTTCACGTGGAGGTCATGTACACAGAAGCTATAGACCTGACCCACCGAGATCTCACTCTTACAGGTACCTTTGGTCGAGGAAGCAGCACACCAGGTGGAATAAGGAAGACGGTTGGCTGCAGCATCTGCAGTGTAGACACATTTGTATGGTAA